A window of Paenibacillus polygoni contains these coding sequences:
- a CDS encoding VOC family protein: MNVILSKAGAIFIPVTNIIDAREWYCSILNLEPNYEIIAGHLCCIPFDNNGLNLVLDSQIYNEESIYKNPAFHFNTNDIQKAYQFLRERKVEFVTEVENGHWFNFKDPDGNLLMVCKC, translated from the coding sequence ATGAATGTTATTTTAAGTAAGGCTGGAGCAATATTTATTCCTGTAACTAACATCATAGATGCACGAGAATGGTACTGTTCCATACTTAATCTTGAACCTAATTATGAAATAATCGCAGGTCATCTTTGTTGTATACCCTTCGATAACAATGGATTGAATCTTGTTCTTGACAGCCAGATATACAATGAAGAATCTATCTATAAGAATCCTGCTTTCCATTTCAATACTAATGACATACAAAAAGCTTATCAATTCTTAAGAGAACGCAAGGTCGAGTTTGTAACAGAAGTAGAGAACGGCCATTGGTTTAACTTCAAAGATCCTGATGGGAATTTATTAATGGTTTGTAAATGCTAG
- a CDS encoding nucleotidyltransferase domain-containing protein, which translates to MKDKLFLEIKEYLISKYQCHTVILYGSYATESYDDESDVDLVCFYDEVENKNDNSFILNKQLDAWLYNTEELSHSEQFLHIREGILLMDERGLGRKLLGEIEQLYIKGPDPIKTDEVEFLKKWLDKMVNRSLRGDSEGNYRLHWLLKDSLEIYFKLQNRWYVGPKKSIQWLQEHDQRAYTLFSNALHRNASNKDIEILIDYIVKN; encoded by the coding sequence ATGAAAGATAAGCTTTTCTTAGAAATTAAAGAATACTTAATATCTAAATATCAATGCCATACAGTTATTTTATATGGGTCGTATGCTACTGAAAGCTATGACGATGAAAGTGATGTTGACTTGGTTTGTTTTTATGATGAAGTAGAGAACAAGAATGATAACTCCTTTATTCTTAATAAACAGTTAGATGCATGGCTTTATAATACTGAGGAATTGAGTCACTCGGAGCAATTTTTGCATATTAGAGAAGGAATTCTTTTAATGGATGAAAGAGGACTAGGGAGGAAATTATTAGGGGAAATTGAACAACTCTATATAAAAGGACCTGACCCAATAAAAACTGATGAAGTCGAATTCTTAAAAAAATGGTTAGATAAAATGGTAAACCGCTCACTTAGAGGAGATTCTGAAGGGAATTATAGATTACATTGGTTGCTAAAGGACAGCCTTGAAATATACTTCAAATTGCAAAATAGATGGTATGTAGGTCCTAAGAAATCAATTCAGTGGTTACAAGAACATGACCAAAGAGCGTATACACTGTTCTCTAATGCTTTACATAGGAATGCTAGCAACAAAGATATCGAAATCTTAATTGATTATATTGTTAAAAACTAA